The DNA region GTCCGCGTTTCTTTGAACTGGCGACAAAGGTACGCGAGTTGCTGCGCCAGGGCCACGGGTTTGACGCGGATGATTAAGGCACGGCGTCCCGTCATGGCCGGAAGCGTCGGCCCCATGATCATCGTGGCCGTCATCGCGCTGGCGCTGTACTGGCCGCTGATGCTGTGGGTCAACGCGGGCGCGGCCCAGCGCAGTCTGAACAGCGGCGCGGACCTGGGCTGTGCCACGGCCATTGCCTGCGCCACCCAGCTCCGCAATCCGGTGCTGCCCGCCCCCGCCCAACTGGGCAGCAGCCTGCGCACCATGAGCCTGCCGCCGATGGCCCCCACCAGCGTTCCCTACAACACCCTGGTCACGGCAGGGGAAACCATCGTGGGCCTGCTGATCGCCTCGGTGCTGGGCATTTTGCTGGCGGTGGGCCTGGTGGGCAGCCGGGCTTTTGAGCGCGTGACGTTGCCCTGGCTGATCGCCTCGCAGACCGTTCCAGTGATCGCCCTTGCCCCCATGCTGGCCGTGGTGCTGGGGCAGTACGGGGTGCAGGGCTGGCTGCCCAAGGCGCTGATCGCCGCCTACATCGCCTTCTTTCCAGTGGCGGTGGGTGTGGCGGCAGGGTTACGCAGTCCTGATCCCATGCAGGAAGACCTGCTCATCACCTACCGCGCATCGGGCTGGCAGACGTTCTGGACCTTGCGGCTGCCCGCCAGCCTGCCCTTCCTGTTTACCTCGCTGAAGGTGGCGGCCACCGCCGCGCTGATCGGCTCCATCGTGGCCGAGATCAGCACC from Deinococcus sp. AJ005 includes:
- a CDS encoding ABC transporter permease; amino-acid sequence: MAGSVGPMIIVAVIALALYWPLMLWVNAGAAQRSLNSGADLGCATAIACATQLRNPVLPAPAQLGSSLRTMSLPPMAPTSVPYNTLVTAGETIVGLLIASVLGILLAVGLVGSRAFERVTLPWLIASQTVPVIALAPMLAVVLGQYGVQGWLPKALIAAYIAFFPVAVGVAAGLRSPDPMQEDLLITYRASGWQTFWTLRLPASLPFLFTSLKVAATAALIGSIVAEISTISFSGLGKMLAENSRASDTLALWVIMLYGAGLGIALVAVLGLIERLVTPWRAGQSR